A part of Thermococcus sp. SY098 genomic DNA contains:
- the nuoI gene encoding NADH-quinone oxidoreductase subunit NuoI, with translation MEEIDFKVAPESKIKKKPSYIKPWLGLKYLFKKPVTIKIPYEKTQIAEKYRGFHSLDWKKCIGCNFCGQICPARAIEMTWIEVDGKAEKRPHPKIDYGRCTFCQFCVDVCPTGALGFVSNYMLTTEWREEELLLYDWVPIHPDKIKEINEKYPDYRFPVSKIEFNKETKEVTYYLRDGEVFRFKILGYGVKPPATVKPKPASKTEEAKKKQG, from the coding sequence ATGGAGGAGATCGATTTTAAGGTTGCACCCGAGAGCAAAATCAAGAAAAAACCCTCATATATTAAACCTTGGCTTGGGTTAAAGTATCTCTTCAAAAAGCCCGTGACAATCAAAATACCCTATGAGAAAACTCAAATCGCTGAAAAATACAGAGGATTCCATTCACTTGACTGGAAAAAGTGCATTGGCTGTAACTTCTGCGGGCAGATATGTCCGGCGAGAGCAATTGAGATGACATGGATTGAAGTTGATGGAAAGGCTGAAAAGAGACCACATCCGAAGATTGACTACGGTAGATGTACATTCTGCCAGTTCTGTGTGGATGTGTGTCCAACAGGAGCACTTGGTTTCGTCTCAAATTACATGCTTACAACGGAATGGAGAGAAGAGGAACTGTTGCTTTATGACTGGGTTCCTATTCATCCAGACAAAATCAAAGAAATCAACGAAAAGTATCCTGACTATAGATTTCCAGTTTCAAAAATTGAATTTAACAAGGAGACCAAAGAGGTAACATACTACCTCAGAGATGGCGAGGTATTCAGATTTAAGATTCTTGGCTATGGAGTTAAACCACCAGCGACTGTTAAGCCAAAACCTGCTTCAAAAACTGAAGAAGCAAAGAAAAAGCAGGGTTGA